A window of Natrinema versiforme contains these coding sequences:
- a CDS encoding DMT family transporter, whose product MSRYRNLALFLTLATLWGSAFVAISAGLSYIPPVLFAALRYDIAGLLMLGYAVYAVDNWRPRGRLEWMQVAVGATLLIAAYHAFLFVGQVNTTAAAAAILVSLSPVLSSGFARLLVPSDALSSVGIVGVLVGLVGVAVIVRPDPSNLLATDAVAKGLVFCAAAAFALGSVLTRRIDASLPIETMEAWSMLGGALLMHLASLAIGEPVEPAAWTNPEAIGAIAYLSVGASAVGFLIYFDLLERLGAVEINMVSYVAPIVTAIVGWLYLGELVDTATLLGFGLIAVGFVLVKRRAIRQEFGHVRSRRSSD is encoded by the coding sequence GTGAGCCGATATCGAAATCTCGCCCTCTTCCTGACGCTCGCAACGCTGTGGGGATCCGCGTTCGTCGCGATCAGCGCCGGACTCTCGTATATTCCACCGGTGCTGTTCGCGGCGCTGCGATACGATATCGCCGGCCTACTGATGCTCGGCTACGCGGTGTACGCCGTCGATAACTGGCGGCCCCGCGGCCGACTCGAGTGGATGCAGGTTGCCGTCGGAGCCACGCTCTTAATCGCGGCCTACCACGCGTTCCTGTTCGTCGGACAGGTGAATACGACGGCCGCGGCGGCCGCGATCCTGGTCAGTCTCTCGCCGGTCCTGAGTTCCGGGTTCGCCCGACTGCTCGTCCCCTCCGACGCGCTCTCGTCGGTCGGCATCGTCGGCGTCCTCGTCGGTCTCGTCGGTGTCGCCGTCATCGTCCGCCCCGATCCGTCCAATCTGCTCGCCACCGACGCGGTGGCGAAGGGACTCGTCTTCTGTGCCGCGGCGGCGTTTGCACTCGGCAGCGTCCTCACCCGGCGGATCGACGCCTCGCTCCCCATCGAGACGATGGAGGCGTGGTCGATGCTCGGCGGCGCGCTCCTGATGCACCTCGCGAGCCTCGCGATCGGCGAGCCCGTCGAGCCGGCCGCGTGGACCAATCCGGAGGCGATCGGCGCGATCGCGTACCTGTCGGTGGGCGCAAGCGCCGTCGGCTTCCTCATCTACTTCGACCTGCTCGAGCGACTGGGTGCCGTCGAGATCAACATGGTGTCGTACGTCGCACCGATCGTCACCGCGATCGTCGGGTGGCTCTATCTCGGCGAACTCGTCGATACCGCGACGCTGCTCGGGTTTGGGCTCATCGCGGTCGGATTCGTCCTCGTCAAGCGACGGGCGATCCGACAGGAGTTCGGCCACGTTCGATCGCGGCGCTCGAGCGACTGA
- a CDS encoding type II/IV secretion system ATPase subunit, giving the protein MSQDGTGHLRSVIDGLGVRNFFGRDAPGVGGLFGRNEDRLSPCACRVSFEDETLLLDAADCDGDLESASACRQTAVEALADRDASRIVVRSNGLEFRYDGRGVDLLGAAGRFVALLGDRDEQLATAAAQEPLAVGEELRTRVGPIADIGIESGLVAAASALETGSDESALTPTVGLTVGQYFVDRTVADGAHLRDARSLETGSDARIYGRSDGVARYALDVIDTTLSGDERRVLIEGYEAIAEGTVEGDRAASQAIEAASDEPADPRLTAILRKHTIGYGVLEDLFADPRVTDVYVTSPVSANPIRVVVDGESMTTNVHLTSGGARALASRVRRTSGRAFSRASPTVDATAALESGTRIRVAGVTDPVADGIAFAFREQPDDEFTLPALVANGTMSAAVAAFLSVAVERNAAALIAGTRGSGKTTLLGTLLYELAAGTRTVLIEDTPELPVGPLQSVGRDVQALRTGSGDGPEITAETALRTALRLGDGALVVGEIRGEEAQVLYEAMRVGANANAVLGTIHGDGADAVYERVVSDLAVEPSSFGATDLVVTVQAHRTPDGRTRRLASIEEVVGSGDDIWFEPLYELDGERAVATGRIDRGESRVVERLAGPTENYADVRRAISARTELLSTLARDGRTDPQSVAAVYADRGDGDE; this is encoded by the coding sequence ATGTCTCAGGACGGGACCGGACACCTTCGATCGGTCATCGACGGCCTCGGCGTTCGCAACTTCTTCGGTCGGGACGCCCCCGGAGTGGGCGGTCTCTTCGGCCGAAACGAGGATCGACTATCGCCGTGTGCCTGTCGGGTATCGTTCGAGGACGAGACGCTGCTCCTCGATGCGGCCGACTGCGACGGTGACCTCGAGAGCGCGAGTGCCTGCCGTCAGACGGCGGTCGAAGCGCTCGCCGACCGCGACGCGTCCCGGATCGTCGTCCGATCGAACGGGCTCGAGTTCCGGTATGACGGTCGCGGCGTCGACCTCCTCGGCGCGGCCGGCCGGTTCGTCGCACTGCTCGGCGATCGCGACGAGCAGTTGGCGACGGCGGCCGCGCAGGAGCCGCTCGCGGTCGGCGAGGAACTGCGAACGAGGGTCGGCCCGATCGCCGACATCGGCATCGAATCGGGACTGGTCGCGGCCGCGAGCGCGCTCGAGACCGGGAGCGATGAATCGGCGCTGACGCCGACCGTCGGGCTCACCGTCGGCCAGTACTTCGTCGACCGGACGGTCGCCGACGGCGCACATCTCAGGGACGCCCGGTCGCTCGAGACGGGGAGCGACGCACGGATCTACGGACGGTCGGACGGCGTCGCGCGCTACGCCCTCGACGTGATCGACACGACTCTTTCCGGTGACGAACGGCGGGTCCTCATCGAGGGATACGAAGCGATCGCGGAAGGAACCGTGGAAGGGGATCGCGCGGCCTCGCAGGCGATCGAGGCCGCCAGCGACGAGCCGGCCGACCCGCGTTTGACGGCAATCTTGCGCAAGCACACGATCGGGTACGGGGTCCTCGAGGACCTGTTCGCCGATCCCCGCGTCACCGACGTGTACGTCACGTCGCCGGTCTCGGCGAACCCCATCCGCGTCGTCGTCGACGGGGAGTCGATGACCACGAACGTCCACCTCACATCCGGCGGCGCTCGGGCGCTCGCCTCGCGGGTTCGGCGCACGAGCGGCCGGGCGTTCTCCCGGGCGAGCCCGACGGTCGACGCGACGGCTGCACTCGAGAGCGGCACCCGCATTCGGGTCGCCGGCGTCACCGATCCGGTCGCGGACGGCATCGCCTTCGCGTTTCGGGAACAGCCCGACGACGAGTTCACCCTGCCGGCGCTCGTCGCGAACGGAACCATGTCGGCGGCGGTCGCGGCGTTTCTCTCGGTCGCCGTCGAACGCAACGCCGCCGCGCTGATCGCCGGGACCCGCGGGTCCGGAAAGACGACCCTGCTGGGAACGCTGCTGTACGAACTCGCGGCGGGGACCCGAACGGTCCTGATCGAGGACACGCCCGAACTCCCGGTCGGGCCGCTGCAGTCGGTCGGGCGAGACGTGCAGGCGCTGCGGACGGGGTCCGGCGACGGCCCCGAGATAACGGCCGAAACGGCGCTCCGGACGGCGCTTCGGCTCGGCGACGGGGCGCTCGTCGTCGGCGAGATCCGCGGCGAGGAGGCCCAAGTTCTCTACGAGGCGATGCGGGTGGGTGCCAACGCGAACGCGGTGCTCGGGACGATTCACGGCGACGGCGCCGACGCGGTCTACGAGCGCGTCGTCTCCGATCTCGCCGTCGAACCCTCGTCGTTCGGTGCGACGGATCTCGTCGTCACCGTCCAAGCCCACCGAACGCCCGACGGGCGAACACGACGCCTCGCCAGCATCGAGGAGGTCGTGGGCAGCGGCGACGATATCTGGTTCGAGCCGCTGTACGAGTTAGACGGCGAGCGAGCGGTCGCGACCGGTCGGATCGATCGCGGCGAGAGCCGGGTCGTCGAGCGCCTCGCCGGACCGACCGAGAACTACGCCGACGTTCGCCGGGCGATTTCGGCGAGAACGGAGCTCCTGTCGACGCTCGCCCGCGACGGCCGAACGGACCCACAATCGGTCGCCGCAGTGTACGCCGATCGGGGCGACGGGGACGAGTGA
- a CDS encoding secretion system protein produces the protein MGFSSTLVRALAALYPAAVDGSDDLEESLSFTDSPHDAETIVRAGYGAGIVAAFLPVALLVTSAPIPFVLFFVLVAPLAAIHTVHSMPHLQAAFRRTEALGDTPNLIGRAVLRMQVQPALEGAVRFAAETGHGPLSRSLDGHIDRSIGTSGTGLLSFADEWAEWFPALRRSAHLLVAAQDAPDAERVRTLDRSLSAILSGTRSQMADFTTAIRAPATGLFAFGIMIPLALVSLVPTVPMVGYSVNIWLFVFLYNAVLPAVLIGASLWLLVRRPVAFPPPTIGHDHPDVPDRLHLRALWGVLAGLCSYLLVAAFGPAHLAPIAAVGIGVGIALLATYGPILEVRHYVRDVEAHLTDALYIVGRQVAEGESVESAVELAADRVPAETGAVFERAAGLQRRLHMGVREAFLGSYGALRDIPSPRARGTAALLAIAADEGKPAGRAIVSMADHLEELEEVEAEAKRDLKQVTGTLDNTAAYFAPLVAGATVGMAAMMSSADLSGAEGVDAAAFPAESLAVVIGVYLIALCFIVTPLSIALRHGIDRALFGYHIGRALASSMVLYVVTVTALDILL, from the coding sequence ATGGGATTCTCATCGACGCTCGTCCGCGCACTCGCCGCGCTGTATCCAGCCGCCGTCGACGGGAGCGACGACCTCGAGGAGTCGCTCTCCTTTACCGACTCGCCACACGACGCCGAGACGATCGTCCGGGCGGGATACGGGGCCGGGATCGTCGCGGCGTTTCTCCCGGTGGCGCTACTGGTCACGTCGGCTCCGATCCCCTTCGTCCTGTTTTTCGTGCTCGTCGCACCGCTCGCGGCGATCCACACCGTTCACTCGATGCCGCACTTGCAGGCGGCGTTTCGCCGAACGGAGGCGCTCGGCGACACGCCGAATCTCATCGGCCGAGCGGTGCTGCGAATGCAGGTCCAACCGGCGCTCGAGGGCGCGGTTCGGTTCGCGGCCGAAACGGGCCACGGCCCGCTCTCGCGGAGTCTCGACGGTCACATCGATCGATCGATCGGTACGTCCGGAACGGGGCTGCTCTCCTTCGCCGACGAGTGGGCCGAGTGGTTCCCGGCGCTCCGGCGGTCGGCGCACCTGCTCGTGGCCGCCCAAGACGCGCCGGACGCCGAGCGCGTCCGCACGCTCGATCGATCGCTCTCGGCCATCCTTTCGGGCACTCGCAGTCAGATGGCCGATTTCACGACCGCGATCCGAGCGCCGGCGACGGGGCTGTTCGCGTTCGGGATCATGATCCCGCTCGCGCTGGTCTCGCTCGTCCCGACGGTCCCGATGGTCGGCTACTCGGTCAACATCTGGCTCTTCGTCTTCCTGTACAACGCGGTCCTCCCCGCCGTGCTGATCGGCGCGAGCCTCTGGTTACTCGTTCGCCGCCCGGTCGCGTTTCCGCCGCCGACGATCGGCCACGATCATCCGGACGTCCCCGATCGGCTCCACCTTCGGGCGCTCTGGGGCGTGCTCGCCGGTCTCTGTAGCTACCTGCTGGTCGCCGCGTTCGGCCCCGCTCACCTCGCACCGATCGCCGCCGTCGGTATCGGCGTCGGTATCGCGCTGCTGGCCACGTACGGCCCTATCCTCGAGGTGCGCCACTACGTCCGCGATGTCGAAGCACACCTCACCGACGCGCTGTACATCGTGGGACGGCAGGTCGCCGAGGGCGAATCCGTCGAATCGGCGGTCGAGCTGGCGGCCGACCGCGTTCCCGCCGAGACCGGCGCTGTCTTCGAACGTGCGGCCGGCCTCCAGCGGCGGCTGCATATGGGCGTCCGGGAGGCGTTTCTCGGGAGCTACGGCGCGCTTCGAGATATCCCGAGTCCGCGCGCTCGCGGGACCGCCGCGTTGCTCGCGATCGCCGCCGACGAGGGGAAACCCGCCGGCCGAGCCATCGTCTCGATGGCCGACCACCTCGAGGAGCTCGAGGAGGTCGAAGCCGAGGCGAAACGGGACCTCAAACAGGTGACGGGCACGCTCGACAACACGGCGGCGTACTTCGCGCCGCTCGTGGCCGGTGCGACCGTCGGGATGGCCGCGATGATGTCCAGTGCAGATCTGAGCGGCGCAGAGGGGGTCGATGCTGCCGCGTTCCCCGCCGAATCGCTCGCGGTCGTCATCGGGGTCTACCTGATCGCGCTGTGTTTCATCGTCACGCCGCTCTCGATCGCCCTGCGTCACGGGATCGATCGGGCCCTCTTCGGCTACCACATCGGCCGCGCGCTCGCCTCCTCGATGGTGTTGTACGTCGTGACAGTAACTGCGCTCGACATCCTCCTGTGA